Genomic window (Caldinitratiruptor microaerophilus):
TACTTCGGCGAGCCCCTTCGCACCACCGTGGCGCGCTTCGCGCCGCCGGAGCGGGTCGACGAGGTGGTGGCCGCGTACCGGGCGTACAACCACGCCCACCACGACCGGCTGGCGAGGCCGGTCCCCGGCATGGCCGAGGTGCTGGCCGCCCTGCGGGCGGCCGGCGTGCGCCTGGCCGTGACCACTTCCAAGCTCTCCGAGGGCGCCCGGCGGGGGCTCCGCCTCTTCGGGCTGGAACCGTTCTTCGAGGCGGTCGTCGGCCTGGAGGCCACGGCCCGCCACAAGCCCGACCCGGAGCCGGTGCTGCGGACGCTGGAGCGCCTCGGCCTCCCGGCCGGGCCGGACGTCCTCATGGTCGGGGACAGCCCGTACGACATCGAGTCCGGCCGGCGCGCCGGCGTCCGGACCGCGGCCGTGGCGTGGAGCCTGCACGACCGGGCCGAGCTACAGGCCCGGCAGCCGGACTACTGGGTCCGGACACCGGCGGAACTTGTTTCCCTGTGCCTGGGACCGGGAACTTTGTACAGCATGAAACCGTCCTAGCCTTTGGTGGTGTATCATGCAAACGCTTTACGTGGGCAGGATCTACACGCTGGCGGACGGCGACGTCGCCGGCCCGGTCGAGGCTCTGCTCACGGAGGGCAGCCGGGTGCGGGCGGCCGGCGCCCGCGCCGCGCTGGAGCCCGCTCTACGGCCGGGCGATCGGGTGGTCGACCTGGGAGGTGCCACCCTGATCCCCGGCTTCGTTGATGCCCACGTGCACCTGGTGCCCCATGGCTTCCGGCTCACGGACGTCGACCTGAGCGGCGCGCAGAGCCTCGCCGAGGCCGTCCGGCGGATCGCCGCCCGTCATGCCCGCCTCGCCCCGGGCCAGGCTCTGCGCGGCGGCGGGTGGAGCGCTGCCGGATGGGAGCGGCCGCCCACCCGGCACGACCTGGACGCGGTCTGCCCGGGCCGGCCGGTCGCTCTTTTCAGCCGGGACCTGCATACGATCTGGGTGAACTCCTACACGCTCGAGCGGGCAGGCATCACGCGCGACACGCCGGACCCGCCGGGGGGCCGTATCGAGCGGGACCCCGGGGGAGAGCCCACGGGGCTCCTGCGGGATGGTGCCATCCCCCCGGTGCTGGCGGCGCTGCCCGCGCGGGCCCCTGCCGAGCTCGAGGAAGCCCTGGCCGCCGCGGTCCGGGACGCGCTGGCCGGGGGCGTGACCGCGGTGGCCGACATGGCGGCGGACATCGCCGTGGACGACGTGGCCGCGTTCCGGGCCATGCAGTCCCTCGCCCGCCGCGGGGAACTGCCCCTGCGGGTGGTCAAGTACGTCCCGGAGGCGGCGCTCGACCGCCTGGCCGCCGCGGGCGTGGAGAGCGGGCTCGGCGACGACCGCCTGCGCCTGGGCGGCGTGAAGCTGTTCGCCGACGGCTCGCTCGGCTCCGCCACCGCCTGGATGCTGGCCGACTACGCGGACCGCCCCGGCTACCGCGGCGTGCCCGTGCACACCCCCGAGGAGCTCGACGATCGGGTGCGGCGGGCCGTGGCGGCCGGGCTGAACCTGGCCATCCACGCGATCGGCGACGCCGCGAACCGGGCGGTCCTGGATGCGCTGGCCCGCCACCGGCAGGCCTCCAAGGCCCGGGGGCTCCTGCACCGGATCGAGCACGCACAGCACCTCGACCCCGCCGACGTCGCCCGCTTCGGCGCGCTCGGGGTTGTGGCCTCCGTCCAGCCGGCCCACCTGCCCGGCGACCGCGACCTCGCCCTCCGCCACCTCGGCCCCGAGCGGGCGCGTACCTCCTTCGCCCTGGCCTCGCTGCGCCGGGCCGGGGCGCTCCTCGCCCTCGGTTCCGACGCGCCGGTGGTGCCCCTGCGTCCCCTCCAGGGCATCCACGCCGCCGTCTACCGCCGCCTGCCCGGCGAGGACCGCGCCTGGTTTCCCGAGGAGGCGCTCACCCCCCTCGAGGCCCTCCTCGCCGCGACCCTCTGGGCAGCCCGCGCCTGCGGCATCGGCGACCGGGCCGGCAGCCTGGCCCCCGGCAAGCTTGCGGACCTCACGGTGCTGAGCCGCGACGTCCTGAGCGGCCGTGAGGAGGACATCGTCGAGGCGGAGGTGCTCGCCACGGTGGTCGGCGGCCGCCTCGTCCACGGCGACCTCGCCTCCCGGCCTGTGTGAACCCGTTTCCCCGACCCGTCGCCCGGCCCCCGCTACCCTATGCCGGACCGTGACCGCATCGGAGGCAGCTCGCTCATGCGCAAGCGGATCGGATCGATAGCCGGCGCGCTCCTGGCGGTGAGCCTCACCGCGGGCGGCGCCGCGCTCCCACTGGGGGCCCCGCGGAGCACGAGCCCCGCCGCGGCGGCCGCCGGGCTGGCCGTGTCGGTGGCGGAGGCGGCGACCTCCCCGGGCGATCCTGCGGCCCCGCAGGGCGGGGCCGCGACCCAGCCTTCGGGGGCGTCCCGCTCCCCCCGCCTCCTGCGGGCCACGGTGCGCGGCATCTACCTGACGGGGAGGACGGCGTCCTCGGCGCAGCGGCTCGGCGAGCTCCTGGCCCTGGTCGACCGGACAGAGCTGAACGGCATGGTCATCGACGTCAAGAGCGACTGGGGGACGCTGACCTACCGTTCCGACGTGCCGCTGGCGATCGAGGCCGGGGCGGGGAAGGGCCCCATCGCCGACCTGAGGGCGCTGGTCACCCGGCTCAAGGAGCACGACGTGTACGCGATCGGCCGGGTCGTCACCTTCAAGGACAACTACCTGCCCCGCCATCGCCCCGACCTGGCGGTGCAGCGGGCCGGCGGCGGGCTGTGGCAGGACCGCAAGGGCATGACGTGGCTGAACCCGTACAAGAAGGAGGCCTGGGAGTACGTCATCAACGTGGCGAAGGAGGTGGCCGCGGCAGGCTTCGACGAGATCCAGTTCGATTACGTCCGCTTCCCCACCGACGGCGACGTCTCGCAGATCGTGTACCCCGGCCGGGACGGGCGGCGGCGGGAGCAGGTGATCGCCGACTTCCTCACCTACGCCCGGGAGCAGCTGGAGCCCCTCGGGGTCTGGGTCTCGGCCGACATCTTCGGCATCATGACGATGGCCACGGACGACCAGGGCATCGGTCAGCTGCTGGAAGAGGTCGCCCGCGGCCCGCACATCCTCTCGCCGATGGTCTACCCCAGCCACTACGGCCCGGGCAACTACGGCTTCGCGAACCCCAACGCCCACCCCTACGAGACGGTGTACCGGGCGCTCCAGGACGCCCACCGGCGGCTGGGGGAGAAGTTCCCGGACCTGATCATCCGCCCGTGGCTCCAGGACTTCACGCTCGGCCAGCCGCCCTACGGCGCGCGGGAGGTGCGGGCCCAGATCCGGGCGACCTACGACAGCGGTATCCAGGAATGGCTGCTCTGGAACGCGGCCAACGTGTACACGGAGGCGGCGCTCGGCCCCGCGGACGAGACGCCGCCCCTGCCGCCGCCCCGGATCATCGTCTGGGGAACCGCCCGCACCGCCGCCCGGGTCCGCCTGGAGGCGTACTGATGTGGAGACGGTCCCGGTGCCCCCGGTCGAGTGCCGGGGGTACCTTCATGGCCGGGCCGCATCGGTGCTGGCGTGCCCGCTGGCCCCGGTGAACTGGAACCCTCGCGCTAAAGGAGATTTCCCGGGCCGGGTCGAAGCAATCCGGACAGCGAGAAGAGTCAGCGGTGCGCCCCGGACGGAGGCGCTTTTCTACCCCCTGCCGGCCGCCGCAGGCCCCGGCACGCCGAGGCGTACCGCCCCGTGCGAAGGAGGCGTTCCCGTTGAGGCGATACCCCGTGGACAGATTGCGCAACCTGGCCCTCGTCGCCCACGGTGGAGCGGGGAAGACTTCGCTGGCCGAGGCCATGCTGTACGCCGCCGGGGCGATCGAGCGGCTGGGGCGCACCGACGAGGGCAACACCGTGATGGACTGGGAGCCGGAGGAGATCCGGCGTCGGGTCTCGATCAGCACGAGCGTCGCGCCGGTGGAGTGGCGCGATCATAAGCTGAATCTTCTGGACACACCGGGGTACTTCGACTTCGTCGGCGAGGTCAAGGCGGCGCTGCGGGTCGTCGAGAGCGCGCTGATCGTGGTGGACGCCGTCGCCGGCGTGGAGGTCGGCACGGAGCTGGTGTGGCGCCACGCCGCGGAGGCCGGGGTGGCGCGGGCGGTCGTCGTCAGCCGGATGGACCGCGAGAACGCGAACTGGAGCAAGGCGCTGGCCGGCCTGGAGGAAGCCTTCGGGCGGGCCGTCCTGCCGATCCAGATCCCGATCGGCCAGGAGGCCGGCTTCCGGGGCGTCGTCGACGTGCTCGGGCAGCGGGCCCTGGTCGGCGGCCTGCGCGACGTGAAGGAGGAGCCGGTCCCGGCCGAGCTGGAGAGCCAGGTGGCGGAGTTGCGGGAGCGGATCGCCGAGGCGGCCGCGGAGGCGGACGACGAGCTGACCCTCAAGTACCTGGAGGGCGAGCCGCTCACCGACGAGGAGATCCGCCGCGGCCTGCGGGCGGCGGTGGCGGCGGGGAAGGTCGTGCCGGTGCTGTGCGCCTCCGGGGTGAAGGGGCCGGGCGTGCGGGCGCTGCTGGACGTGATCGTCGACTTCCTCCCCTCCCCGGCCGACGCCGGCGCCGCCGTGGGCCGGGACCCCCGCACGGACAGGGAGGTCCGGCGGGAACCCCGGGAGGACGGCCCCCTGGCCGCGCTGGTGTTCAAGACGATCAGCGACCCCTTCGTCGGCCGCATGACCCTCTTCCGGGTGTACTCCGGCGTGCTGCGCCCCGACTCCCAGGTGTACAACGCGAGCAGGGGCAAGACCGAGCGGGTCGGTTCCGTGTACTCGCTCCGGGGCAAGCAGCAGGAGGCGGTCAGCGAGGTCGGCCCCGGCGACATCGGCATGGTCGCCAAGCTCCAGTTCACCGGCACCTTCGACACCCTGGCGGACGAGCAGAACCCCGTCGTGCTGCCCGCGCCGCCCATGCCCGAGCCCGTGTACTCGGTGGCGGTGCACCCCAGAAGCCGGGGCGACGAGGAGAAGATCAGCTCGGGGCTCCAGCGCCTGGCGGAGGAGGACCCCACCGTCAAGGTGGAGCGCAACCCCGTCACCGCCGAGACCATCGTCTCCGGCATGGGCGAGATGCACGTCGACGTCATGATGGAGCGCATGAAGCGCAAGTTCGGCGTCGAGGCGACCGTCACCACCCCGAAGGTGGCTTACAAGGAGACCATCCGCGGCACCGCCAGGGCCGAGCACAAGCACAAGAAGCAGACGGGCGGCCACGGGCAGTACGGCCACGTGATCATCGAGCTGGAGCCCCTTCTGGACGAGGGCAAGGACTACGAGTTCGTGGACAAGATCGTCCAGGGCCGCGTGCCGCAGCAGTACCGGCCGGCGGTCGACAAGGGCATCCGCGAGACCATGGCCGAGGGCGTCCTGGCCGGCTACCCGGTCCAGGGCGTGCGGGTGACCCTCCTCGACGGCTCCTACCACGAGGTCGACTCCTCGGAGATGGCCTTCAAGATCGCCGCCTCACAGGCGTTCAAGAAGGGGTTCATGTCCGCCCGGCCGATCCTCCTCGAGCCCATCCTCAACGTCGAGGTGTCGGTGCCGGAGAGCTACATGGGGGACATCATCGGTGACCTGAACAAGAAGCGCGGCCGGATCCTCGGCATGGAGCCCGGCCCGGACGGGACCCAGATCATCCGGGCCCAGGTGCCGCAGGCGGAGATGTTCAAGTACGCCATCGACCTGCGCTCGATCACCCAGGGCCGCGGCACCTTCAAGGCCGTCTTCGACCACTACGAGGAGGTCCCGGCGCCGATCGCCCAGCCGATCATCGAGGCGGCTCAGAAGGCCGCCGAGGCGGAGTGAGGGTAAGGCCGGAGGCGCGGAGGCCGCCCCCCGGATCCCACCGGGGGGCGGCCCGCGTTCCGGCCGGCGGACGGGTCCGCTCACCGGGAGGCGGCGAGGGCCGTCTCGATGCGCTCGAGCACCGGCGGGTGGGTGAACAGCACGGCCACGGTGAACGGGTGCGGGGCGACGTCGGCCAGGTTGCTGCGGGCAAGGCGCTTCTCCAGCTCGGCCATTCCCGGCCCGTCGCCGGTGAGGGCCAGGGCGAAGCGGTCCGCCTGGCGCTCGAAGGTGCGGCTCACGGCGTTCTGCACGGGCAGGGCGGCGAACGACGCCAGGGTGAGGAAGAGCACCAGCACGACCACGTGCGCCGGGTCGCCCGGCCGCCCCGGCGCCCCGGCCAGGAGGCGCTGGGCGAGCCAGAAGACGCCCGCGCTCCCCGCCGCCCCGAGGGCGATGCCCAGGTAGATGTGGTGCAGCCGCCAGTGCCCGAGCTCGTGGGCCAGCACGAGCAGGACCTGCCGGCGGTCGTACGATTGCAGCAGCGTGTCGTAGAGCACGATGCGGCGCGTGGCGCCGAAGCCGGTGAAGTAGGCGTTGACCCGCCGGGTCCGCCGGCTGGCGTCCATGACGAGGACCTCCCGCACCGGCACCCCGGCCCGGCGGGCGAGCTGCCGCGACTCGGCCGCCAGCTCCGCGTCGGCGACGGGGGTGAAGCGGTGGAAGAGGGGGTCGATGACCACCGGCCCCAGGAAGCTCGACAGGGCGAGGTACAGGGCGAAGCCGGCGGCCGCGGCCGCCCACCACCCCGCCGGCCAGCGGCGGATGGCGGCGAAGAGCGCAGCCAGGAGCGCCGAGCTAATCGCCAGCCCGATCAGGAGCGACTTGCCCAGGTCGGCCAGCCACAGCCCGACCGTCTGGGTGCTGAGGCCATAGCGGTGGTCGAGCACGAAGCGGGCGATCCCCGCCGGTAGCCCGGCGGCCGTGATGCCCACGGAGACGATCGCCCCGATCAGCACGGCGGCCAGCACGGGGCGGGGCCCCACGAGGCCGAGGAGCCAGCGCGCCAGCGCCCGGTCCCACCCGCGGGCGATCGTCCACACGAGGAGGGCGACCGGCAGGGCCTGGCCGGCGAGGAAGAGGAGGTAGCGGGCGCGGCTGTACGCCTTCGCCCGGACGAGGTACGCCGGGTCGAAGTGGCGCAGCGCCTCGGCCGGCGGTGCCCACGGAGCCAGGACGCCGATCAGCAGCAGGAGAGCCGTGAAGCCGGCCAGAAGGCCGGCTCCCCAGAGAATCCCGCGCGACTCGGCGGACACGGCATCGCCCCCCGGGGCGGTCAGTCGCTCCCGCCCAGCTCCTTCACCGCCGCCCGGGCCGCCACCAGCACCGGGTCCCACACCGGCGCGAAGGGCGGTGCGTAGCTGAGGTCCAGCTCGGCCACCTCTTCCGGCGTCATCCGGGCGTGCAGGGCGGTGGCGAAGATATCGATTCGCTTCGCCACCCCCTCCGGTCCTGCCATCTGGGCGCCGAGCAGGCGGCCGCTCTGCCGGTCGGCGATCACCTTCACGGTGATTCGCCCGCCGCCCGGGTAGTAGTGTGCCCGGGACCCGTGGCGGACCACGGCGGAGACCGGGTCGAACCCGGCCTGCCGGGCCTCGTCGGTGCTCAGGCCGGTGCGGGCGAGCTCCAGTCCGAACGCCTTCAGCACCGCCGTCCCGACCACCCCCGGGAAGGTGGCGTCGCCGCCGGCGGCGTTCTCCCCGGCCACCCGGCCCTGCTTGTTGGCGGTCGACCCCAGCGGGATGTAGGCCGGCCGGTCGCTGAGGAGGTGGTGCACCTCGGCAACGTCGCCCGCCGCGTAGATGCCGGGGACGTTCGTCTCCATGCGGGCCGTGACCTGCACGGCGCCGGTCGGCCCCAGGGCGATGCCGGCGTCCCGGGCCAGGGTCGCGGCCGGCCGGACGCCGCCGGCGAACAGGACGAGGTCGGCGTCCAGCGTGCGGGACGGGGTGACGACCCGGCGGACGCGCACGTCGCCCTCCAGGGCCTGGAGCGGCTCCCCGAAGTAGAGCGCCACCCCGTTTCGCTCCATCTCGGCCCGGGCGAGCTCGCTGAGGTCGGGATCGAAGTTGCTGAGCGGCCGCGGCAGCATCTCGACCACGGCCACCTCCAGGCCGATCGTCCGGAACGCCTCGGCCATCTCCACCCCGATGTACCCGGCCCCGACAATAACCGCCCGGCGGGGGGCGTGACCGCGGAGGTACTCGAGCAGGGCGATCCCGTCGTCCAGCGTGCGGAGGGTGAAGACGCCCGTGAGGTCGGCGCCCGGCACCGGGGGACGGGACGCCCGGCCGCCCGTGGAGAGCACGAGCACGTCGTACTCCGTCTTGAAGGTCGATCCGGACGGGTCGCGGACCGTGACGGTCCGCCCCCAGGGGTCGATGGCCAGCACCTCGTGCCGGGTGAGCGCCAGGATGTTCCGCTCCGACTTGAACCGCTCCGGGGTGACCACGACCAGGTCCTCCGGCCGGCGCACCTGCCCGCTGATCAGGTAGGGCAGGCCGCACGAGCCGTACGACACGTGGCTGGATGCCTCGTAGGCGACGATCTCCAGGTCCGGATCGCGCCGCCGCGCGCGGGAAGCGGCGCTCATGCCGGCCGCCACCCCGCCCACGACCACCAGGCGCCGCCTCCTGTCCGCCACGGGCGGACCCCCCTTTACTTGTCGTCCCCGCCGCTGAGGGCCTCGAGGACCTTCTGCAGGAACTGCCGCTCCGGCAGGGCGCCCACGAACATGACCTTGCCGTCGTTGACCACGGTGTGGGGGACGCTCATGACCCCGAAGCGCTCGGAGAGCTCCGGGAACTCGTTGGCCTCCACCATGTCCGCCACCACCTGGTCGGACTCCAGCGCGAACTGATGAGCCGTGCGGACCGCACGGGGGCAGTACGGTCAGGTAGGGGTGACGAACACCTGGATGTGGACCTTCTCCTTGATGGCCGCCAGCTGCTGCTTGATGGCGTCGGGCAGGCGGGTCTTGCCCTTCGAGACGTCGATGATCGTGTCGATCATCGCCCCGAACTCGTACCCGGCGGGGATGCCGAACCAGCGGGCGCCGTGCACGACCTCGTTGGCCACCAGGATCGCCGGCGCCTTGTCGATCCCGTACTGCCGGGCCCTGTCGGGTTCGGCCTCGATGTCGATGACCTCCGCGCGGAGG
Coding sequences:
- a CDS encoding putative glycoside hydrolase, which produces MRKRIGSIAGALLAVSLTAGGAALPLGAPRSTSPAAAAAGLAVSVAEAATSPGDPAAPQGGAATQPSGASRSPRLLRATVRGIYLTGRTASSAQRLGELLALVDRTELNGMVIDVKSDWGTLTYRSDVPLAIEAGAGKGPIADLRALVTRLKEHDVYAIGRVVTFKDNYLPRHRPDLAVQRAGGGLWQDRKGMTWLNPYKKEAWEYVINVAKEVAAAGFDEIQFDYVRFPTDGDVSQIVYPGRDGRRREQVIADFLTYAREQLEPLGVWVSADIFGIMTMATDDQGIGQLLEEVARGPHILSPMVYPSHYGPGNYGFANPNAHPYETVYRALQDAHRRLGEKFPDLIIRPWLQDFTLGQPPYGAREVRAQIRATYDSGIQEWLLWNAANVYTEAALGPADETPPLPPPRIIVWGTARTAARVRLEAY
- a CDS encoding FAD-dependent oxidoreductase, which translates into the protein MADRRRRLVVVGGVAAGMSAASRARRRDPDLEIVAYEASSHVSYGSCGLPYLISGQVRRPEDLVVVTPERFKSERNILALTRHEVLAIDPWGRTVTVRDPSGSTFKTEYDVLVLSTGGRASRPPVPGADLTGVFTLRTLDDGIALLEYLRGHAPRRAVIVGAGYIGVEMAEAFRTIGLEVAVVEMLPRPLSNFDPDLSELARAEMERNGVALYFGEPLQALEGDVRVRRVVTPSRTLDADLVLFAGGVRPAATLARDAGIALGPTGAVQVTARMETNVPGIYAAGDVAEVHHLLSDRPAYIPLGSTANKQGRVAGENAAGGDATFPGVVGTAVLKAFGLELARTGLSTDEARQAGFDPVSAVVRHGSRAHYYPGGGRITVKVIADRQSGRLLGAQMAGPEGVAKRIDIFATALHARMTPEEVAELDLSYAPPFAPVWDPVLVAARAAVKELGGSD
- a CDS encoding thioredoxin family protein — translated: MGLLREADRKTLEQEFQKELVQPVRLLVFTKPDSKLILPGREPCQYCKETVQLVQEVAELSPLLRAEVIDIEAEPDRARQYGIDKAPAILVANEVVHGARWFGIPAGYEFGAMIDTIIDVSKGKTRLPDAIKQQLAAIKEKVHIQVFVTPT
- the fusA gene encoding elongation factor G, whose translation is MDRLRNLALVAHGGAGKTSLAEAMLYAAGAIERLGRTDEGNTVMDWEPEEIRRRVSISTSVAPVEWRDHKLNLLDTPGYFDFVGEVKAALRVVESALIVVDAVAGVEVGTELVWRHAAEAGVARAVVVSRMDRENANWSKALAGLEEAFGRAVLPIQIPIGQEAGFRGVVDVLGQRALVGGLRDVKEEPVPAELESQVAELRERIAEAAAEADDELTLKYLEGEPLTDEEIRRGLRAAVAAGKVVPVLCASGVKGPGVRALLDVIVDFLPSPADAGAAVGRDPRTDREVRREPREDGPLAALVFKTISDPFVGRMTLFRVYSGVLRPDSQVYNASRGKTERVGSVYSLRGKQQEAVSEVGPGDIGMVAKLQFTGTFDTLADEQNPVVLPAPPMPEPVYSVAVHPRSRGDEEKISSGLQRLAEEDPTVKVERNPVTAETIVSGMGEMHVDVMMERMKRKFGVEATVTTPKVAYKETIRGTARAEHKHKKQTGGHGQYGHVIIELEPLLDEGKDYEFVDKIVQGRVPQQYRPAVDKGIRETMAEGVLAGYPVQGVRVTLLDGSYHEVDSSEMAFKIAASQAFKKGFMSARPILLEPILNVEVSVPESYMGDIIGDLNKKRGRILGMEPGPDGTQIIRAQVPQAEMFKYAIDLRSITQGRGTFKAVFDHYEEVPAPIAQPIIEAAQKAAEAE
- a CDS encoding amidohydrolase, which produces MQTLYVGRIYTLADGDVAGPVEALLTEGSRVRAAGARAALEPALRPGDRVVDLGGATLIPGFVDAHVHLVPHGFRLTDVDLSGAQSLAEAVRRIAARHARLAPGQALRGGGWSAAGWERPPTRHDLDAVCPGRPVALFSRDLHTIWVNSYTLERAGITRDTPDPPGGRIERDPGGEPTGLLRDGAIPPVLAALPARAPAELEEALAAAVRDALAGGVTAVADMAADIAVDDVAAFRAMQSLARRGELPLRVVKYVPEAALDRLAAAGVESGLGDDRLRLGGVKLFADGSLGSATAWMLADYADRPGYRGVPVHTPEELDDRVRRAVAAGLNLAIHAIGDAANRAVLDALARHRQASKARGLLHRIEHAQHLDPADVARFGALGVVASVQPAHLPGDRDLALRHLGPERARTSFALASLRRAGALLALGSDAPVVPLRPLQGIHAAVYRRLPGEDRAWFPEEALTPLEALLAATLWAARACGIGDRAGSLAPGKLADLTVLSRDVLSGREEDIVEAEVLATVVGGRLVHGDLASRPV
- a CDS encoding M48 family metallopeptidase, producing MSAESRGILWGAGLLAGFTALLLLIGVLAPWAPPAEALRHFDPAYLVRAKAYSRARYLLFLAGQALPVALLVWTIARGWDRALARWLLGLVGPRPVLAAVLIGAIVSVGITAAGLPAGIARFVLDHRYGLSTQTVGLWLADLGKSLLIGLAISSALLAALFAAIRRWPAGWWAAAAAGFALYLALSSFLGPVVIDPLFHRFTPVADAELAAESRQLARRAGVPVREVLVMDASRRTRRVNAYFTGFGATRRIVLYDTLLQSYDRRQVLLVLAHELGHWRLHHIYLGIALGAAGSAGVFWLAQRLLAGAPGRPGDPAHVVVLVLFLTLASFAALPVQNAVSRTFERQADRFALALTGDGPGMAELEKRLARSNLADVAPHPFTVAVLFTHPPVLERIETALAASR
- a CDS encoding HAD family hydrolase → MPAYRAVLFDLDGTLIDTNDLILTTFRHVLREQLGLEVEPRDLIPYFGEPLRTTVARFAPPERVDEVVAAYRAYNHAHHDRLARPVPGMAEVLAALRAAGVRLAVTTSKLSEGARRGLRLFGLEPFFEAVVGLEATARHKPDPEPVLRTLERLGLPAGPDVLMVGDSPYDIESGRRAGVRTAAVAWSLHDRAELQARQPDYWVRTPAELVSLCLGPGTLYSMKPS